Proteins from a genomic interval of Pseudodesulfovibrio nedwellii:
- a CDS encoding acylphosphatase, which translates to MKSYKCIVEGEVAGGPFQSWVRKTAEQLELTGWVRNIADKKAEILVQGEAGKYALFRERLMTESPAVGKKNVSCSALDYDKEYKTFETRG; encoded by the coding sequence ATGAAAAGTTACAAATGTATCGTTGAAGGGGAAGTGGCTGGAGGGCCTTTCCAGTCCTGGGTTCGCAAGACTGCGGAACAGTTGGAATTAACAGGGTGGGTTCGCAACATCGCAGACAAAAAAGCGGAAATTCTGGTTCAGGGTGAAGCAGGAAAATACGCCCTATTCCGGGAGCGGCTCATGACCGAATCACCGGCCGTCGGCAAAAAGAACGTATCCTGTTCCGCTCTTGATTACGACAAAGAATACAAGACCTTTGAAACCCGTGGTTAA
- a CDS encoding sensor histidine kinase codes for MPKVRHLSIAAKLLIWASALIIIFFTTTAFLFWQVRQDAEVSSQIVTENHDLDSAIQRMLERLYSVQDNIRRYRLLGGDEAAVGFIVEDLTRFGEILDETLKKHPNHTEEWEELTKEYEITLDPGETTDDNLTPNVTVREWTDILEQSLFDNVADMETRLNMLHDAGQRAADIGLYGLLACLALGVGGGLILAWFLNRSLTEVRRGIRDLGTGATPRDVRILSGDELGELALAFNAMAARLRREEQMRSDFIAMLSHEIRTPMTSVREAVDLVESGAFGEVNEKQRKFLRIAEKESARLSDLLTKLLSVSRMESETLDLHKQETDGEWLVSSTLERLTLAAEANGITLISKATPMTFTADPEHIRQVLMNLVGNGIKFTPQGGTVTITGTTSPDKVTFCVQDTGPGISEEEQDRVFQKYYREPEVRDSVDGTGLGLAISKRIILAHEGHIWLTSNPGHGSTFCFSLPAKT; via the coding sequence ATGCCTAAGGTTCGCCATCTTTCCATTGCCGCCAAGCTCCTCATCTGGGCGAGTGCGCTAATTATCATCTTTTTCACCACCACAGCCTTTCTGTTCTGGCAGGTCCGGCAAGACGCTGAAGTGTCAAGCCAAATCGTGACCGAGAATCATGATTTGGACTCTGCAATTCAACGTATGTTGGAACGCCTGTATAGCGTGCAGGACAACATTCGACGCTACCGTCTGCTGGGTGGAGACGAAGCCGCTGTGGGATTCATTGTGGAAGACCTGACCCGATTCGGTGAGATTTTAGATGAAACGCTGAAAAAGCACCCGAACCACACCGAAGAATGGGAAGAGTTGACCAAAGAGTATGAAATCACGCTCGACCCAGGTGAAACCACGGATGACAACCTGACGCCTAATGTCACAGTCCGAGAGTGGACCGATATTCTGGAACAAAGCCTGTTCGACAATGTGGCCGACATGGAAACCCGGTTGAACATGCTTCATGATGCAGGACAAAGAGCTGCCGACATCGGCCTCTATGGATTACTGGCCTGTCTCGCTCTCGGCGTCGGGGGCGGATTAATACTGGCGTGGTTTCTGAATCGATCGTTGACCGAAGTACGACGAGGCATCCGCGATCTTGGCACCGGGGCTACCCCACGCGATGTCCGCATTCTTTCCGGTGATGAACTGGGAGAACTTGCACTGGCTTTCAATGCCATGGCCGCACGCCTTCGACGGGAGGAACAAATGCGTTCGGATTTCATCGCCATGCTTTCTCACGAAATCAGGACGCCCATGACATCGGTCCGCGAGGCTGTTGACCTTGTTGAATCCGGCGCGTTTGGCGAGGTGAACGAAAAACAACGGAAATTTCTGCGCATCGCCGAAAAGGAATCGGCACGTCTTTCCGACCTGCTGACTAAACTGCTCTCAGTTTCCCGCATGGAATCCGAGACACTCGATCTTCACAAGCAGGAAACCGATGGGGAATGGCTTGTGTCCTCCACCCTAGAAAGGTTAACCCTCGCTGCAGAGGCCAATGGCATCACGCTTATTTCAAAAGCTACACCCATGACCTTTACAGCCGACCCCGAACACATCAGACAAGTCCTCATGAATCTGGTGGGCAACGGCATCAAGTTTACCCCGCAAGGAGGCACTGTGACCATCACCGGCACAACCTCGCCCGACAAAGTAACCTTCTGCGTGCAGGACACTGGCCCAGGTATCTCGGAAGAGGAACAGGATCGGGTTTTCCAAAAATATTATCGAGAACCGGAAGTCCGCGACAGCGTGGATGGGACGGGTCTCGGACTGGCTATATCCAAACGCATCATTTTGGCGCACGAAGGCCACATCTGGCTGACCAGCAACCCCGGACACGGCTCGACATTCTGTTTCTCCCTACCCGCCAAGACATGA
- a CDS encoding sigma-54-dependent transcriptional regulator, with the protein MNTTIDIPTILVVDDDENILQVLEARLLSSGLTPLLADRAETALEMLANEQVDLIVSDVKMPGMGGHGLLKEVLENWPHIPIIMLTAHGTIPGAVDAIQTGAADYLTKPFDGKELVRLIRSKLETGIPPVQIRKPSTTHFSHEGLLGGTAPTMARFLELLERVARSTATVLLFGESGTGKEKAARILHDTSPRAKGPFVVVDCGSTQPTLLESELFGHVKGSFTHAMKDKKGLIEEANGGTLFLDEIGNISPDMQTRLLRFLQEGTIRRVGDNTERNVSCRVIAATNSNLPRMVADGDFREDLYYRLKVVTLTIPPLRERKEDIPLLVTGFLDELCAAQSRPLLSIKKDAMDRINGHVWPGNVRELKNTIEAALVFCGEDTITSQDLQIEELPTDSPILQGSSLSLEDNERETIVRALKATRGVKKNAADRLGISRRAIHYKIKKYGIEE; encoded by the coding sequence ATGAATACGACCATCGACATACCGACCATCCTCGTGGTGGATGACGACGAAAATATCCTGCAAGTACTGGAAGCGCGTCTACTGTCTTCCGGCCTGACACCTTTACTCGCAGACCGGGCCGAAACGGCCCTTGAAATGCTGGCGAATGAACAGGTAGACCTAATCGTTTCCGATGTAAAAATGCCGGGAATGGGAGGACATGGCCTGCTCAAGGAAGTCCTTGAAAACTGGCCACATATCCCCATCATCATGCTCACGGCCCACGGGACAATTCCGGGAGCAGTGGATGCCATACAGACTGGAGCAGCAGACTACCTGACCAAACCGTTCGACGGTAAAGAACTGGTACGACTTATCAGATCAAAATTGGAAACCGGCATCCCTCCCGTTCAGATACGGAAGCCTTCAACCACACACTTCTCTCATGAGGGATTACTGGGCGGCACAGCCCCGACAATGGCCCGTTTTCTGGAGTTGCTCGAACGGGTCGCCCGATCCACTGCCACGGTCCTGCTGTTTGGCGAATCCGGCACGGGTAAGGAAAAGGCGGCACGGATACTCCACGACACCAGTCCACGCGCCAAAGGCCCCTTCGTGGTGGTGGACTGCGGTTCCACCCAGCCCACACTGCTTGAAAGCGAACTCTTCGGGCACGTCAAAGGATCTTTCACTCATGCTATGAAAGATAAAAAAGGCCTCATCGAAGAAGCCAATGGCGGCACCCTCTTTTTGGATGAAATAGGGAACATTTCCCCTGACATGCAAACCCGCCTTCTCCGTTTTCTCCAGGAAGGCACAATCCGCAGGGTTGGCGACAACACCGAACGGAACGTCTCCTGTCGAGTCATAGCCGCCACCAATTCCAACCTCCCCCGAATGGTGGCAGACGGAGATTTTCGCGAAGACCTGTACTATCGATTAAAAGTCGTCACCCTGACCATCCCTCCACTACGTGAACGCAAGGAAGACATTCCGCTCCTCGTCACAGGATTTCTCGACGAGTTATGTGCTGCTCAAAGTCGCCCTCTATTGTCCATTAAAAAGGACGCCATGGACCGGATAAACGGCCACGTATGGCCGGGCAATGTGCGCGAACTGAAAAACACCATCGAAGCCGCACTCGTCTTCTGTGGCGAGGACACCATTACAAGTCAGGATTTACAAATTGAAGAACTGCCGACAGATTCTCCAATTCTTCAGGGATCGAGCCTGTCACTTGAAGACAATGAACGGGAAACCATTGTCCGAGCCTTGAAAGCGACCCGCGGAGTCAAAAAAAATGCTGCCGACAGGCTGGGCATCAGCCGGCGGGCCATCCACTACAAAATCAAAAAATACGGCATCGAAGAATAG
- a CDS encoding chemotaxis protein: protein MSETNILLESGTNELEIVEFFLDDERPNSTYRGFYGINVAKVLEIIQMPELTEMPDVAHESVMGAFNLRNEIIPLIDLANWLGKTRAPSEAPKVIVTEFNRTKSAFLVSGVTRIHRINWKEVEAPTNYVSSLTAHSITGVVKFTDRIIFILDMEKICMELNPGATPANEVTEAVKEQISNEEHRVLLVDDSSMARKMIANILSESGFKVHAEENGDHAWQYLQSIKAKAENERQPLTNYVNAVISDIEMPAMDGHSLTRAIKDDTLLKDLPVILCSSIITETLHHKGIAVGADDQVSKAELGELAPRVYKLLKTDIEG, encoded by the coding sequence ATGAGTGAGACCAATATCCTGCTCGAATCAGGCACCAATGAACTTGAAATTGTTGAGTTCTTTCTCGACGACGAGCGACCGAACAGCACCTATCGCGGCTTCTACGGAATTAACGTTGCCAAGGTTCTGGAAATTATTCAAATGCCTGAATTAACGGAAATGCCCGATGTGGCCCATGAATCTGTGATGGGAGCCTTCAACCTGCGAAATGAAATCATTCCGCTCATCGACTTGGCAAACTGGCTCGGCAAAACTCGAGCCCCATCCGAGGCTCCCAAAGTCATCGTTACAGAATTCAACCGCACCAAAAGCGCTTTTCTCGTTTCCGGCGTGACCCGCATTCACAGAATCAACTGGAAAGAAGTCGAAGCTCCCACCAACTATGTGTCTTCGCTGACCGCACACTCCATAACAGGTGTCGTCAAATTTACTGATCGCATCATTTTCATTCTCGACATGGAAAAAATATGCATGGAACTGAATCCCGGCGCCACCCCGGCTAATGAAGTCACCGAGGCCGTCAAAGAACAAATTTCCAATGAGGAACACCGCGTTCTGTTGGTCGACGATTCCAGCATGGCCCGAAAAATGATCGCTAATATCCTTTCCGAATCAGGGTTCAAGGTACACGCCGAGGAAAACGGCGACCACGCATGGCAATACCTGCAATCAATCAAAGCCAAAGCAGAAAATGAGAGACAACCGCTGACAAACTATGTAAACGCCGTGATCTCGGATATTGAAATGCCCGCTATGGACGGCCACAGCCTGACACGAGCCATCAAGGATGATACTCTTCTCAAAGACCTGCCCGTTATCCTGTGCTCTTCCATCATTACGGAGACCCTGCACCACAAAGGTATAGCTGTCGGTGCTGACGATCAGGTTTCCAAGGCTGAACTGGGAGAACTTGCTCCCAGAGTATACAAACTGCTCAAAACGGACATTGAAGGTTAA
- a CDS encoding DUF885 family protein encodes MKIKLAKKYFAYLAKHFPVMCASGAFPLLPPATESSKWLDQLDDLSRKGIAKHSVALKRFRDDFLAAASKADTPDSAAQAQAFALSASGVITELDSIRTWEKAPELYLQIAFTGLEQTVTMPAKNERTRQKRFIKRLRGIPSLLAHAPINVEAISASSRGDSQTMVRDCARYLTDLGSSELGQTGKAPKFLGEALSSLKDFDRFVTSRPEIPDDLGPSFSIMTENVLGSKRNPDEIFAIAKEEYNKRLESLHWFESEIGNGKNWRELYDEYQGPPTENLEAVDLVVREIHRLRAFMQESPLAKVFADMGLRIAPQPLHLASSLRPIHLDPALGAWENDPSHCYVSSHLFTGRGFRDDPVRLARARKEFPFMTAMQTYPGRHLLNSQRRSLGKSPMAQITNPLFMAGWLAFAENLMDELGYLETPLDRLTHHKRGLCRAALAMIDAGLAVGSMDQSHCLSILKEAGFSHEEGLNHIRDIRLTPSRRAMPILGLYEITRLRKKSRLKLGPFCTALFAGGQLSFAHIEQHMCS; translated from the coding sequence ATGAAAATCAAACTCGCAAAAAAATATTTCGCATACCTCGCTAAACACTTCCCTGTTATGTGTGCATCAGGAGCTTTTCCCTTGCTGCCGCCTGCAACAGAATCCTCAAAATGGCTCGACCAACTGGACGACCTGTCTCGCAAGGGCATCGCAAAACACAGCGTTGCACTTAAGCGATTCAGGGATGACTTTCTGGCCGCAGCATCCAAAGCGGACACACCCGATTCGGCAGCACAGGCACAAGCCTTTGCCTTGAGTGCCAGTGGAGTTATCACGGAACTGGACAGTATCCGTACCTGGGAAAAAGCCCCGGAACTGTACCTGCAAATCGCCTTCACAGGTCTAGAACAGACCGTGACAATGCCCGCAAAGAACGAACGAACTCGGCAAAAAAGATTCATCAAAAGGCTCAGAGGCATCCCTAGTCTGCTGGCACACGCACCTATTAACGTCGAAGCGATCAGCGCATCCAGCCGTGGAGACTCTCAGACGATGGTCAGAGACTGCGCACGGTATCTAACCGATTTGGGCAGTAGCGAACTCGGCCAGACAGGCAAAGCACCTAAATTTCTTGGAGAAGCCCTGTCCAGCCTCAAGGATTTCGACCGATTCGTTACATCCAGACCGGAAATCCCGGATGATCTCGGACCATCGTTTTCCATCATGACGGAAAACGTACTCGGCTCAAAACGGAACCCTGACGAAATATTTGCCATAGCAAAAGAAGAATACAACAAACGTTTGGAATCTCTGCACTGGTTTGAATCGGAGATTGGCAATGGCAAAAACTGGCGAGAACTTTACGACGAATACCAAGGACCTCCCACGGAGAACCTTGAAGCCGTGGACCTTGTTGTCCGGGAAATCCACCGTCTCCGTGCATTTATGCAGGAATCTCCACTGGCAAAAGTTTTTGCCGATATGGGATTGCGCATTGCTCCCCAACCGTTGCATCTGGCTTCTTCTCTGCGCCCCATACATCTCGATCCGGCCCTCGGCGCATGGGAAAACGACCCCTCGCACTGCTATGTCAGTTCTCATCTTTTCACTGGCAGAGGATTCCGTGATGACCCGGTTCGTTTGGCCCGCGCCCGCAAAGAATTTCCTTTCATGACAGCCATGCAAACCTATCCAGGCCGCCATTTGCTCAATTCTCAAAGACGCTCCTTGGGAAAATCTCCGATGGCACAAATAACCAACCCGCTCTTCATGGCGGGATGGCTTGCCTTTGCCGAAAATCTCATGGATGAACTGGGATATCTTGAAACACCACTCGACCGCCTGACGCACCATAAACGAGGTCTGTGTCGTGCAGCCTTGGCAATGATCGACGCCGGACTGGCTGTGGGATCAATGGATCAAAGCCACTGCTTGTCCATTCTGAAAGAAGCCGGATTTTCACACGAAGAAGGGTTGAACCACATCCGGGATATTCGCTTGACCCCATCTCGCAGAGCCATGCCCATTCTGGGACTCTATGAAATAACCCGACTCAGAAAAAAATCACGGCTGAAACTCGGCCCATTCTGTACGGCCCTGTTCGCAGGAGGACAGCTTTCCTTCGCGCACATCGAACAACATATGTGCAGCTGA
- a CDS encoding HD-GYP domain-containing protein, translated as MLRNILRRAHELAGGKSPLAITYEGEVVIVEGTDSYDGFSEALPNVLSVPIQFDIIHGGSVVIQLNDGCSPEEGERLLDFIGYSIQELIDMEQARRSIAEEALSKYRELALLHRSVPNINTSLVMRDVVRALIDECRRENYPGELGMIFLLEPGSKQYRLAVQYGFPFGSNLQPMADSDLFIEVAEAGHGEIINDLDKDTRWAGELPGLGAMIIIPIASPNRCEGLLILASENKGLFEAAHRRSLSTLASVAEISVSNSFNFEGVQKLMNAILQALAEAIDSRDPFTAGHSERVAHLAVAFAHVLNEKGDCAEMTFSDEDLKEIYYAGILHDVGKIGIKEDVLTKRTRLSSRHMDVVKARFQLLGQFSDFDWSSAFETVSSVNKAMTPEEGDLKFVKELGEKVLHEGGARLSYLYDDELEHLLLKYGNLTMDERKEIQRHPAESERILQHIPMHGNYNNMLAIIRQHHERLDGSGYPDGLKADEIIIQSRMMAIVDIYDAVTQERHYKPAYTRSEAVKILKKDAEAGRLDHELTACFLENLERIEALSERVKITRVSHLSEIGNFSTL; from the coding sequence GTGCTGCGGAACATACTCCGTAGGGCTCATGAATTGGCCGGAGGTAAAAGTCCTTTGGCCATCACTTATGAAGGTGAAGTGGTTATTGTGGAAGGGACGGACTCCTACGACGGTTTCAGTGAGGCTCTTCCCAATGTTCTTTCCGTGCCTATTCAGTTCGATATCATCCATGGTGGAAGCGTCGTTATTCAGCTTAACGATGGCTGTTCGCCGGAAGAAGGGGAACGCCTTCTTGATTTTATAGGATATTCCATTCAGGAACTCATCGATATGGAGCAGGCTCGACGGTCCATAGCAGAGGAGGCCCTGTCCAAATATCGGGAATTGGCTCTGTTGCACCGGTCGGTCCCGAATATTAATACTTCTTTGGTCATGCGTGATGTCGTCCGTGCTCTTATTGATGAGTGTCGGCGTGAGAATTACCCCGGCGAACTGGGGATGATCTTTCTTTTGGAACCCGGCTCCAAGCAGTATCGATTAGCAGTGCAGTATGGTTTTCCCTTTGGGTCCAACCTGCAGCCTATGGCCGATAGTGATCTCTTCATTGAGGTTGCCGAAGCCGGCCATGGTGAAATCATCAATGATCTGGATAAGGATACTCGATGGGCAGGAGAATTGCCCGGCCTTGGAGCCATGATCATTATTCCAATCGCCTCGCCCAATAGGTGTGAGGGACTGCTTATTCTGGCTTCGGAAAATAAAGGGCTGTTTGAGGCCGCGCATAGACGCAGTCTGTCGACACTGGCTTCTGTGGCTGAAATTTCCGTAAGTAACTCCTTCAACTTCGAAGGTGTGCAGAAGTTAATGAACGCCATTTTGCAGGCGTTGGCCGAAGCCATTGATTCCAGGGACCCCTTTACCGCTGGACATTCTGAACGTGTCGCGCATTTGGCGGTCGCATTTGCTCATGTCTTGAATGAAAAAGGGGACTGCGCCGAGATGACTTTCTCGGATGAAGACCTCAAGGAAATATATTATGCAGGCATTTTGCATGATGTAGGCAAGATCGGTATCAAGGAAGACGTGCTTACAAAACGTACTCGACTGAGTTCACGTCATATGGATGTTGTTAAAGCCCGTTTTCAGCTTCTTGGACAATTCAGTGATTTTGATTGGTCGTCAGCTTTTGAGACGGTGAGTTCTGTGAACAAGGCAATGACTCCAGAAGAGGGTGACCTGAAATTTGTCAAGGAGTTGGGTGAGAAAGTTCTGCATGAAGGCGGAGCGCGTCTGTCGTATCTGTACGACGATGAATTGGAGCATCTCCTGTTGAAGTACGGAAATTTGACCATGGATGAGCGCAAAGAAATTCAGCGGCATCCGGCTGAAAGTGAGCGAATCCTTCAGCATATCCCCATGCATGGCAATTATAACAACATGTTGGCCATTATTCGTCAGCATCACGAACGTCTTGATGGTTCCGGGTATCCAGATGGTTTGAAAGCGGATGAAATCATCATCCAGAGTCGTATGATGGCTATTGTGGATATCTATGATGCCGTGACTCAGGAGCGACATTACAAGCCTGCGTATACACGGAGTGAAGCCGTGAAGATTTTGAAAAAGGATGCGGAAGCGGGGCGATTGGATCACGAATTGACTGCATGCTTCCTTGAAAATCTTGAACGGATCGAAGCTTTGTCCGAACGGGTCAAAATTACTCGTGTCAGTCATCTTTCGGAAATTGGAAATTTTTCTACGCTCTAG
- a CDS encoding response regulator transcription factor, with translation MAKKILIVDDEVHIKMLLEQTLEELEDEFEVELFTASDGEEGLEFIQKKRPDLVFLDIMMPKMNGYEVCSIVKEDGSLQGVKIILLTAKGQEVDRKQGMELGALMYMTKPFDPDEILRVSKEALEL, from the coding sequence ATGGCCAAGAAGATCCTCATTGTCGATGACGAGGTCCACATCAAAATGCTGCTTGAGCAGACTCTCGAAGAGCTTGAAGATGAGTTTGAAGTTGAGCTGTTTACGGCTTCTGATGGTGAGGAAGGGCTTGAATTCATTCAAAAAAAACGTCCAGACTTGGTCTTTTTGGATATTATGATGCCTAAGATGAACGGATATGAAGTCTGTAGCATCGTTAAGGAGGACGGCAGTCTCCAAGGCGTCAAAATTATTCTGCTTACGGCCAAGGGGCAGGAAGTCGACCGTAAGCAAGGTATGGAGCTTGGTGCCCTTATGTATATGACTAAGCCCTTTGACCCTGATGAGATTCTAAGGGTGTCCAAAGAAGCTTTGGAATTATAG
- a CDS encoding ATP-binding protein yields the protein MSIFLKTGLLAFCLFGCISILTSALAAYTLHDRLTSEYVSKGAAIATAIASASQEVLLGRNAATTQAMIDQYLAIEGVAYVFVVDSDGVIVSHTFVPEVPDVLKPLPKSKHMQIVTELKVESLGRVIDICAPVLAGVAGYVHVGMDKELVVSYFWKAIFDMQVLLFFTFWACVGVLYLVTRRISRPLDQLTEYARRLAAHDFSATIDIRTKDELNLLGRAMQSMGQELALLFMEMNSEVDKATGELRDHMAYLSAILDNLADGLLVVDVTGKITVINPAMRKLFNLSDKDYRDEMVEDIFPCEVLDMVSGVRNCSSEILSAELPLSSGRIGKAISSSVSISEPCSQCLGGVILVRDITKEKELDQLKTDFISTVSHELRTPMTSVLGFSKIIRKKLEQVIFPLLTHKDSVSKPIEQVRGNMDIIVTEAERLTELINDVLDIARMEAGEIKWRDSEVSLAEVLRQSRNSTKGFWKAKGLEVELDIEEGLPFVHGDSGRLVQVVVNLISNAIKFTEKSPIVCGVKKDGEFQEVFVKDNGAGIAPDDLELVFAKFKQVGDTLTSKPEGTGLGLSICRQIVERHDGRIWAESDPEHGSTFHFVLLSGRSGVCLPPETKQCLGRVFAPKVPPEVLIPPKPEVAPLILVVDDDSALIRFLEEVFEDNGFRVCSATNGEDAFRLAQELNPDLITMDIMMPFMDGREAIRCLRSLPATRNIPVLVITALSGEQGDGGDMALTKPVDEMRLLEAARVLLGKRDACKSCLVLGEREGCDLESLSLLCTGDIAFMTEKEFWECRGTEFRGTVFIPAEEYRNIDLERLTKLLGVSIVILPDYGCE from the coding sequence ATGTCCATTTTCTTGAAGACGGGGCTGCTCGCCTTTTGTCTGTTCGGCTGTATTTCCATTCTGACCTCTGCGTTGGCGGCCTATACCCTGCACGATCGTTTGACCAGCGAATACGTCAGCAAGGGGGCGGCCATTGCCACAGCTATTGCCAGCGCCAGCCAGGAAGTCTTGTTGGGACGCAATGCAGCCACGACTCAGGCCATGATTGATCAATATCTTGCGATCGAGGGCGTGGCATATGTTTTTGTCGTAGATTCTGATGGTGTTATCGTTTCACATACCTTTGTTCCTGAAGTTCCTGATGTCTTGAAGCCTTTGCCCAAGTCCAAGCACATGCAGATCGTTACCGAATTGAAGGTTGAGTCACTCGGAAGAGTGATTGATATCTGTGCTCCGGTTTTGGCGGGTGTGGCCGGTTATGTCCATGTCGGGATGGATAAAGAGTTGGTCGTGAGTTATTTTTGGAAAGCGATTTTCGACATGCAGGTCTTACTGTTTTTCACTTTTTGGGCTTGTGTTGGTGTTTTGTATCTGGTTACTCGGCGTATTTCCCGTCCTCTCGATCAACTGACTGAATACGCCCGAAGGCTGGCCGCCCATGATTTTTCTGCGACGATTGACATTCGGACCAAGGATGAACTGAATCTTCTTGGACGGGCCATGCAGTCCATGGGGCAGGAGTTAGCGTTGCTGTTTATGGAAATGAATAGCGAAGTGGACAAGGCTACCGGTGAGCTCCGAGATCATATGGCGTACCTTTCGGCGATTCTTGATAACTTGGCAGATGGTCTGTTGGTGGTGGATGTGACCGGCAAGATTACGGTTATCAACCCGGCCATGCGAAAACTTTTTAATTTGTCTGACAAGGATTATCGCGATGAAATGGTTGAAGATATCTTCCCGTGTGAAGTGTTGGATATGGTTTCTGGCGTTCGCAATTGTTCTTCGGAAATATTGTCTGCCGAGTTGCCACTTTCAAGTGGGCGGATTGGTAAAGCCATAAGTTCTTCCGTCAGTATATCCGAGCCGTGTTCGCAATGCCTGGGTGGTGTCATTTTGGTGCGTGATATCACCAAGGAGAAGGAACTGGATCAGCTCAAGACTGATTTTATTTCTACCGTTTCCCATGAATTACGCACGCCCATGACTTCGGTTCTCGGGTTCTCAAAGATTATTCGGAAAAAGTTGGAACAGGTTATTTTCCCTCTGCTGACACACAAGGATAGTGTGAGTAAGCCTATAGAGCAGGTTCGCGGCAACATGGATATAATTGTTACCGAAGCCGAAAGATTGACCGAATTGATTAATGATGTGCTTGATATCGCACGGATGGAAGCCGGGGAAATCAAGTGGCGTGACAGTGAGGTATCCTTGGCCGAGGTCCTCAGGCAATCCCGAAATTCCACCAAGGGCTTTTGGAAGGCCAAGGGGCTGGAAGTTGAGTTGGACATCGAAGAAGGACTACCCTTTGTGCATGGAGATTCGGGGCGGCTTGTGCAGGTCGTGGTCAACCTTATTTCAAATGCCATTAAATTCACTGAAAAAAGTCCTATTGTTTGCGGTGTAAAAAAAGATGGAGAATTTCAGGAAGTCTTTGTCAAAGATAATGGTGCAGGTATCGCTCCTGATGATTTGGAATTGGTTTTTGCCAAATTTAAACAGGTAGGGGATACCCTCACAAGCAAACCGGAAGGCACGGGGCTTGGTCTGTCGATTTGTCGTCAAATTGTGGAACGACATGACGGTCGAATTTGGGCAGAGAGTGATCCCGAGCATGGGAGCACTTTCCACTTTGTTCTCCTTTCCGGGCGGTCTGGTGTTTGCTTGCCTCCTGAGACGAAACAATGCCTTGGCAGAGTCTTTGCTCCGAAGGTGCCGCCCGAAGTTTTGATCCCGCCAAAGCCTGAGGTCGCACCATTGATTTTGGTTGTGGATGACGATTCTGCATTGATTCGTTTTTTGGAGGAAGTATTTGAAGACAATGGCTTTAGAGTTTGCTCCGCAACCAATGGTGAAGATGCGTTTCGGTTGGCTCAGGAGTTGAATCCCGATCTTATTACTATGGATATCATGATGCCGTTCATGGATGGTCGAGAAGCCATACGGTGTTTACGGAGTTTGCCTGCCACGAGGAATATCCCTGTACTTGTTATTACCGCGTTGAGTGGAGAGCAGGGTGACGGTGGAGATATGGCATTGACCAAACCTGTTGACGAAATGAGGTTGCTGGAAGCGGCCAGGGTGCTGCTTGGGAAGAGGGACGCATGTAAGTCATGCTTGGTTCTGGGCGAGAGAGAAGGGTGCGATCTGGAGAGCCTGTCGCTTTTGTGCACGGGTGATATCGCTTTCATGACCGAGAAGGAGTTTTGGGAATGCAGGGGAACCGAGTTTCGTGGCACAGTCTTTATCCCGGCTGAAGAATATCGGAATATTGATCTGGAAAGATTGACGAAGTTATTGGGCGTATCCATCGTCATCCTTCCAGATTATGGTTGTGAGTAA